Proteins from one Streptomyces roseifaciens genomic window:
- a CDS encoding acyl-CoA dehydrogenase, which translates to MSTVGLDSLENLFGDPFDDENPVGFAGVLAADEQAVPLADGELLLDKWNFNHEFVPRSLGGRLTGVDELARRLRPVFRRDPALGLGYGVTSLMAAVNVWAAGSTNQRRRVADDLLAGKRIAVAFHELAHGNDFLRNEFAARLTADQIVLSGTKQVINNIERAESLVLLARSADAPGPRAHSTLLIDKRDLPEDSVRYMPRFTTSGMRGCHLGGVVFDNVPVGLDALVGTPGQGVETALRAFQVTRATLPGMAIGTLDSALHLAHDFAASRRLYGHTVADLPHARGTLAAAFTDLLIADCLATAVSRGLHLAPRASSAPAAAVKYLVPLLLEEAHHELSVILGARSYLREGRHAAFGKFSRDLPLVSIGHAGATSCLLTVLAQLPTLAKRSWSPAAPPAKLFDTAIALPELDISGLSVSDKAPDPLMSTLAQVRPDDGLPGLFATALAELHADSLRLPAGELGPAASAEAFELAKRYTLLLAAAACLGTKQFATSEFLSSPQWLTAALTRLAARLGHGDGVLDDELAEPLFGELTTRVDQRLSCGTDRSSIFG; encoded by the coding sequence ATGAGCACTGTGGGACTGGACAGCTTGGAGAATCTGTTCGGCGATCCGTTTGACGATGAGAATCCCGTGGGTTTCGCGGGCGTTCTAGCCGCTGACGAACAGGCCGTACCGCTCGCCGACGGCGAGCTGCTGCTGGACAAGTGGAACTTCAACCACGAGTTCGTCCCCCGCTCCCTCGGTGGCCGGTTGACCGGGGTAGACGAACTGGCCCGCAGGCTGCGCCCGGTGTTCCGACGGGATCCGGCCCTGGGTTTGGGCTACGGGGTCACCTCGCTGATGGCGGCAGTCAACGTGTGGGCGGCTGGTTCCACCAACCAGCGCCGCAGGGTCGCCGACGACCTGCTGGCGGGCAAGCGGATCGCCGTGGCCTTCCACGAGCTGGCCCATGGAAACGACTTCCTGCGCAACGAATTCGCAGCGCGGCTCACCGCAGACCAGATCGTTCTGTCTGGCACCAAGCAGGTCATCAACAACATCGAACGCGCGGAATCTCTTGTCCTGTTAGCCCGCAGTGCCGACGCACCGGGGCCGCGCGCGCACTCGACGCTGCTGATCGACAAGCGGGATCTCCCCGAGGACTCTGTCCGGTACATGCCCCGGTTTACCACCTCAGGGATGCGCGGGTGTCATCTTGGCGGGGTCGTCTTCGACAACGTCCCGGTCGGTCTCGACGCACTTGTCGGCACCCCTGGCCAAGGGGTGGAGACGGCGTTGCGCGCTTTCCAGGTCACGCGGGCGACGCTGCCGGGGATGGCGATCGGCACCCTGGACTCGGCCCTGCACCTCGCTCATGATTTCGCCGCAAGCCGCAGGCTGTACGGGCACACCGTCGCCGACCTCCCGCATGCGCGCGGCACCCTCGCCGCGGCCTTCACAGACCTGCTGATCGCGGACTGCCTGGCAACGGCAGTCAGCCGCGGCCTGCACCTGGCCCCAAGAGCGAGCTCGGCGCCTGCAGCTGCGGTGAAGTACCTGGTGCCGCTGCTGCTTGAGGAAGCTCATCACGAGTTGTCGGTCATCCTTGGTGCCCGGTCCTACCTTCGGGAGGGGCGGCACGCGGCGTTCGGCAAGTTCTCCAGGGACCTTCCCCTGGTCAGCATCGGGCACGCCGGCGCGACCTCCTGCCTGCTCACCGTCCTGGCCCAGCTCCCCACGCTCGCCAAGCGCAGTTGGTCACCGGCCGCGCCGCCCGCCAAACTGTTCGACACTGCCATCGCACTCCCCGAACTGGATATCAGCGGGCTGTCCGTTAGCGACAAGGCGCCCGATCCGCTGATGTCCACGCTGGCCCAGGTACGCCCGGATGACGGCCTGCCCGGACTCTTCGCCACCGCCCTGGCCGAGCTGCACGCGGACAGCCTGCGACTTCCCGCTGGGGAGCTGGGCCCGGCGGCCAGTGCCGAAGCCTTCGAGCTCGCGAAGCGCTACACCCTGCTACTCGCGGCGGCGGCGTGCCTGGGCACCAAGCAGTTCGCCACATCCGAGTTCCTGAGCAGCCCACAGTGGCTGACTGCAGCGCTCACCCGGCTCGCCGCGCGACTGGGCCATGGCGACGGCGTACTCGACGACGAGCTCGCCGAGCCCTTGTTCGGCGAGCTCACCACCCGTGTCGATCAGCGGCTGTCCTGCGGAACGGACCGCTCCTCCATCTTCGGCTGA
- a CDS encoding acyl-CoA dehydrogenase family protein — translation MTSLAEEFDHRLGDPRAPAAIFSYARCTELDRAEEFPGEICDLLNALGLQQYYVPEPIGGKLRDFPVPLQLIRAVARRDLTVAIAHGKTFLGGVSAWISPASAVTRAVADQVISGAPVSWGLTERAHGSDLMAGEVRAQEVPGGYRLTGEKWLINNATRGRTITVLANTGGGPRGFDVFVVDKMALAPTEFTCLPGVRTHGIRGADISGIAFMGAFVPASARLGAPGTGLETVLKGLQLTRTLCAALSLGAGEHSLRLALEFAEGRQLYGRGLLELPYAVRTLADAGADHLLNEAVALVGSRCIHGQTGEMSLVSAIAKYLLPTRTDRMISTLGRFLGARSQLTNVDIDGRFQKLARDHRIVGIFDGNTLVNLNSIINELPVVARHAATPYDTAALRTTLDPDEPLPEFDANHLRLVSRAGSSLLRAFPDLVRQMEHTPTGEHAARILEHYQDLLSELADHRPVRITVPRRSFVLAERLSLCWAAAAVLGISAHTSQSDPLWANGLWQRAVLGRILEALGDAVARQAGQDEALVDALQARLQQGLSLSLLPHRVAEGTSR, via the coding sequence ATGACGTCCCTGGCCGAGGAGTTCGACCATAGGCTCGGCGACCCCCGTGCTCCCGCCGCAATTTTCTCCTACGCACGCTGCACTGAGCTGGACCGAGCCGAGGAATTCCCGGGGGAGATCTGTGATCTGCTCAATGCATTGGGATTGCAGCAGTACTACGTGCCGGAGCCAATTGGTGGGAAGCTTCGGGACTTCCCGGTCCCACTGCAGTTGATCCGTGCAGTCGCCCGCCGAGACCTGACCGTGGCCATCGCACACGGCAAGACTTTCCTGGGCGGTGTGAGCGCATGGATCTCACCCGCATCCGCGGTGACCCGCGCAGTGGCGGACCAGGTAATCAGCGGTGCTCCCGTCAGCTGGGGGCTGACGGAACGGGCGCACGGCAGCGATCTGATGGCGGGCGAGGTTCGCGCCCAAGAGGTACCTGGCGGCTATCGGCTCACCGGGGAAAAGTGGCTGATCAATAACGCCACGCGAGGGCGCACCATCACTGTGCTGGCCAATACAGGGGGCGGCCCCCGCGGCTTCGATGTCTTTGTCGTGGACAAGATGGCGCTGGCGCCGACCGAGTTCACCTGCCTCCCGGGGGTGCGCACCCACGGCATCCGCGGAGCCGACATCAGCGGTATCGCCTTCATGGGGGCTTTCGTGCCCGCCTCCGCACGACTGGGTGCCCCGGGTACCGGTCTCGAGACTGTCCTCAAGGGACTCCAGCTGACCAGGACACTGTGTGCGGCGCTGTCCTTGGGCGCGGGTGAGCACTCACTGCGGCTCGCACTGGAGTTTGCCGAGGGGCGCCAGCTGTACGGACGCGGCCTGCTCGAACTGCCCTACGCCGTCCGAACGCTGGCTGATGCCGGCGCCGACCACCTGCTGAACGAGGCGGTCGCGCTGGTCGGCAGCCGCTGCATCCACGGACAGACCGGCGAAATGAGCCTCGTGTCCGCCATTGCCAAGTACCTGCTGCCGACCCGCACTGACAGGATGATCTCCACCCTGGGCAGGTTCCTCGGGGCACGATCACAGCTGACCAACGTCGACATCGACGGCCGGTTCCAGAAGCTGGCGCGCGACCACCGCATTGTCGGCATCTTCGACGGGAACACGCTGGTGAACCTGAACTCGATCATCAACGAGTTACCAGTCGTCGCCCGTCACGCGGCCACGCCGTACGACACGGCCGCTCTCCGGACCACGTTGGACCCGGACGAGCCGCTGCCCGAATTCGACGCCAACCACCTGCGACTGGTATCCCGCGCGGGCAGCAGCCTGCTACGCGCGTTTCCGGATCTCGTCCGGCAGATGGAGCACACGCCTACGGGGGAGCACGCGGCGCGGATTCTCGAACACTACCAAGATTTGCTGTCCGAGCTGGCCGACCACCGTCCAGTGCGGATCACCGTGCCGAGGCGGAGCTTCGTCCTGGCCGAGCGACTGTCCCTGTGCTGGGCGGCGGCTGCAGTGCTTGGAATCTCGGCGCACACCAGTCAGTCCGATCCGTTGTGGGCGAATGGCCTGTGGCAGCGGGCCGTCCTCGGCCGGATTCTCGAGGCCCTCGGCGACGCAGTCGCGCGCCAGGCCGGCCAGGACGAAGCCCTCGTCGACGCCCTGCAGGCCCGCCTGCAGCAGGGCCTGTCGCTGTCGTTGCTGCCGCACCGAGTCGCCGAGGGGACGAGCCGATGA
- a CDS encoding type I polyketide synthase: protein MTEIAIVGIDGRFPGAANPAEFWDLLMRGADAISTVPDDRWDPDALLGSGRLNTTTGGFLTDPDVFDHEFFGISPKEAEAMDPQQRLMVQVAWRALEDACLDPRAQAGTATAVFIGVMGNEWAHLHMTDYDRITPHLGSGNGYCMIANRLSYLLDLKGPSWAVDSACSSSLVAVHQACSALRLGECDQAIVGGVNIMMTPALNIFYTQAGLSAPDSACKPFSAEANGIVRGEAVAAVVLRRLADAEAAGLPIYGVITGSAVNQDGRSNGLTAPNRWSQEQVIRDAYRKAGVGPEQIAAVEAHGTGTVLGDMIEANALGAVHGVDRPTPCGLGSLKGNIGHTEGAAGISALIKMALAAHHGVVPSSRHADTENPQLALRAKGLRLLKAPQRLKGTAPLLAVSSFGLGGTNAHLVLRGHRTTPLPERPAPGIVTLSANSSAGLQRNATQLATDLAKLPERSFARLCWTSNQVKSTGKHRLAFAASGSQDAAAALRRFTEDPAFADGISDVAQRDVRVGWLFTGQGSPYPGMTRALHDRFAGYRQALADVDQAMAEHLGRSVSSVILGEEPLIQQTGLAQPAIFAVGYAMSVMLSELGVQPDWLIGHSVGEFAAAVHAGVLALPDACELVTARARLMQELPSGGGMLAVRGEPAEVLDLLDGTVGIAALNGPEDTVCSGPVDELERIAKTLQERGITTRTLDVSHAFHSPLMEPMLAEFAAVAVKFTYRPATIPVYSTLYGRELTAGELMDAGYWTEHARNPVRWADAMAAAQDRRTDFIMELGPRRVLGPMARRARQTTAEILTPCPGPAATGLEPADVIARLARAGSRPTWDALYDADQQRLVRLTPYRFAADSRFWTTAGNDRPRAGGTTTRPHHAEPSAPKQADIDDVHTAVLAILGDISGHRPTEISVAAHLGDELGFDSIMVVQLKAQLERQFGIAIDAVELLAEIETSGDLITYLRRQPAHRRTVTR from the coding sequence ATGACGGAGATCGCCATCGTCGGTATTGACGGGCGGTTTCCGGGCGCGGCGAATCCGGCGGAGTTCTGGGACCTGCTGATGCGCGGTGCGGACGCCATCAGCACCGTCCCCGACGACAGATGGGACCCTGACGCCTTACTGGGCTCGGGCCGGCTGAACACCACCACCGGCGGATTCCTCACCGACCCGGATGTCTTCGACCACGAGTTCTTCGGCATTTCCCCCAAGGAGGCCGAGGCGATGGATCCCCAACAGCGCCTGATGGTTCAGGTCGCGTGGAGGGCGCTGGAGGACGCTTGCCTGGATCCGCGCGCGCAGGCAGGAACCGCCACGGCGGTCTTCATCGGGGTGATGGGCAACGAGTGGGCCCATCTGCACATGACCGACTACGACCGGATCACCCCACACCTTGGCTCTGGCAACGGCTACTGCATGATCGCCAACAGGCTTTCCTACCTGTTGGACCTGAAGGGACCGAGCTGGGCGGTGGACAGCGCATGCTCCTCGTCGCTGGTAGCTGTCCACCAGGCATGCTCGGCGCTTCGGTTGGGTGAGTGCGACCAGGCGATCGTCGGCGGAGTCAACATCATGATGACTCCAGCGCTGAACATCTTCTACACCCAGGCCGGATTGTCGGCCCCGGACAGCGCCTGCAAACCATTCAGCGCCGAAGCCAATGGGATCGTGCGCGGTGAGGCCGTTGCCGCTGTCGTGCTCCGCAGGCTGGCCGACGCCGAGGCAGCAGGCCTGCCGATCTACGGGGTGATCACGGGCAGCGCGGTCAACCAGGACGGCCGGAGCAACGGCCTCACAGCACCGAACCGCTGGTCCCAGGAGCAGGTGATCCGGGATGCCTACCGCAAGGCGGGCGTCGGCCCGGAGCAGATCGCAGCCGTCGAGGCACATGGGACCGGCACCGTGCTGGGCGACATGATCGAGGCCAACGCACTCGGCGCAGTGCACGGCGTCGACCGCCCCACCCCCTGCGGGCTCGGCTCGCTCAAGGGCAACATCGGGCACACCGAGGGCGCGGCCGGCATCTCGGCACTGATCAAGATGGCCCTCGCCGCGCACCACGGCGTGGTGCCATCGAGCAGGCACGCCGACACCGAAAACCCCCAACTTGCCCTGCGCGCCAAGGGCTTGAGACTGCTTAAGGCTCCTCAGCGGCTCAAGGGTACGGCGCCTTTGCTCGCGGTGAGCAGCTTCGGGCTGGGCGGCACCAATGCCCACCTCGTGCTGCGCGGACACCGCACGACGCCCCTGCCCGAGCGGCCCGCACCAGGCATCGTGACACTGTCCGCCAACAGCAGCGCGGGACTCCAGCGCAACGCAACGCAGCTGGCGACCGATCTCGCCAAGCTGCCCGAGCGCAGCTTCGCCAGACTGTGTTGGACGAGCAACCAGGTGAAGTCGACGGGCAAGCACCGACTGGCCTTCGCCGCATCGGGTTCCCAGGACGCCGCCGCGGCACTACGCAGGTTCACCGAGGACCCCGCCTTCGCCGACGGTATATCCGATGTGGCGCAGCGCGACGTCCGGGTCGGCTGGCTGTTCACCGGGCAGGGCTCCCCATATCCGGGCATGACGCGAGCGCTGCACGACCGGTTCGCGGGGTACCGCCAGGCACTGGCCGACGTGGACCAGGCTATGGCCGAGCACCTCGGCCGATCCGTCTCCAGTGTGATACTGGGCGAGGAGCCGCTGATCCAGCAGACCGGACTGGCCCAGCCAGCAATCTTCGCGGTCGGCTACGCGATGTCGGTGATGCTGAGTGAGCTGGGGGTCCAGCCGGATTGGCTGATCGGCCACAGCGTCGGTGAGTTCGCCGCTGCCGTCCACGCCGGCGTATTGGCCTTGCCCGATGCCTGCGAGCTGGTGACGGCGCGCGCTCGGCTGATGCAGGAGCTGCCGTCCGGCGGCGGCATGCTTGCGGTGCGCGGCGAACCGGCCGAAGTGCTGGACCTGCTTGACGGCACGGTGGGTATCGCGGCGCTGAACGGACCGGAAGACACTGTGTGCTCTGGGCCGGTCGACGAACTGGAACGCATCGCCAAAACACTGCAGGAAAGAGGTATCACCACCCGGACACTGGACGTATCGCACGCCTTCCACTCGCCGCTCATGGAGCCGATGCTGGCAGAGTTCGCCGCCGTAGCAGTCAAGTTCACCTACCGGCCTGCCACCATCCCCGTCTACTCCACGCTGTACGGGCGGGAACTCACCGCCGGTGAACTGATGGACGCTGGGTACTGGACCGAGCACGCACGCAATCCGGTGCGCTGGGCCGACGCCATGGCAGCCGCCCAGGACCGGCGGACCGACTTCATCATGGAGCTCGGCCCTCGGCGGGTACTCGGTCCTATGGCCCGCAGAGCTCGCCAGACAACGGCGGAGATTCTCACCCCTTGCCCCGGTCCGGCGGCCACCGGCCTGGAACCTGCAGACGTGATCGCCCGGCTGGCCAGGGCAGGCAGCAGGCCGACGTGGGACGCGCTGTACGACGCTGACCAGCAGCGGCTCGTCCGGCTGACGCCCTATCGCTTCGCCGCCGACAGCCGATTCTGGACCACGGCCGGGAACGACAGGCCGCGAGCGGGTGGCACTACCACCCGCCCCCACCACGCCGAGCCGTCCGCCCCAAAGCAGGCTGATATCGATGACGTGCACACGGCTGTGCTCGCGATCCTCGGCGATATCAGTGGCCACAGGCCGACAGAGATCTCGGTCGCTGCCCACCTCGGCGACGAACTCGGCTTCGACTCCATCATGGTCGTCCAGCTCAAGGCTCAGCTGGAACGCCAGTTTGGAATCGCCATCGATGCAGTGGAACTGCTGGCGGAGATCGAGACTTCCGGCGACCTGATCACGTACCTCCGGCGGCAGCCGGCCCACCGCAGAACAGTAACGAGGTGA
- a CDS encoding fatty acyl-AMP ligase: protein MGVEVNELANSSFTHHVRDRLLAYGDDRFYTFVKDGVDGLVEDRVSYRGLDSAARSLAAWFTSSVHAGKPALLLFPAGLDFLQTFLGCLYAGVIAVPAPVPTDPRSYRRVANIVADTGLELVLTTSSLLDELREKLPELSETRLDVRAVDQDCAGTADDWRMPSLGLESVAFLQYTSGSTSEPKGVMVTQGNLLHNEGEIASRMSLGDELVMTGWLPHFHDMGLIGMLLYPLYAGGDCTFMAPGTFLKRPVRWLQVVSQTRANLTVAPNFAYDMCVRTITDEQLSALDLSSLKAVLNGAEPVRAKTLADFSARFAPAGFRPEMFVPCYGMAEVTLLATSVDVGARPQVTKVDRMALERDEIRLDDGEQSTSLVSCGVPSTLDIRIVEPATRVERAVGQVGEIWLRGGSVAAGYWNRPDTNREIFQAHTADGDGPFLRTGDLGVLLDGQLYVTGRLKDVLILRGRNLYPQDIEYVVSELHPALAAGTGAVFSVQADGEHVVVLHEIKRGLLGELSMDELSGRISVHVARTFDIPAPSVVLTNRGVVQKTTSGKVQRRLMRDLFLSNGVKALHESLRPAVHGLKAIPATAEGQR, encoded by the coding sequence ACCGGGTCAGCTACCGAGGACTGGACAGCGCGGCGCGGTCTCTCGCCGCGTGGTTCACCTCCTCGGTACATGCCGGCAAGCCAGCACTGCTCCTCTTCCCTGCTGGCCTTGACTTCCTCCAGACATTCCTTGGTTGTCTGTACGCCGGAGTCATCGCTGTCCCTGCTCCTGTACCCACGGACCCGCGCAGCTACCGGCGGGTCGCCAACATCGTGGCCGACACCGGTCTGGAACTGGTGCTCACCACCTCGTCGTTGCTCGACGAGCTACGCGAAAAGCTCCCCGAGCTGTCCGAGACCCGGCTCGACGTGCGCGCCGTCGACCAGGACTGCGCGGGTACGGCGGACGACTGGCGGATGCCGTCGCTCGGCCTTGAATCCGTTGCATTCCTGCAGTACACCTCCGGCTCCACCAGTGAACCGAAGGGCGTAATGGTCACGCAGGGGAACCTGCTGCACAACGAGGGCGAGATCGCTTCCCGGATGAGCCTGGGCGATGAGCTGGTGATGACAGGTTGGCTGCCTCATTTCCACGACATGGGCCTGATCGGGATGCTGCTGTACCCGCTCTACGCCGGTGGCGACTGCACCTTCATGGCTCCCGGAACCTTCCTCAAGCGGCCGGTGCGCTGGCTGCAGGTGGTCTCCCAGACACGAGCCAACCTGACCGTGGCACCGAACTTCGCCTACGACATGTGCGTGCGCACCATCACCGACGAGCAACTGTCTGCGCTCGACCTGTCCTCCTTGAAGGCTGTGCTGAACGGCGCGGAGCCGGTACGGGCCAAGACCCTCGCGGACTTCAGCGCCCGATTCGCGCCCGCCGGATTCCGACCGGAGATGTTCGTGCCCTGCTACGGGATGGCGGAGGTGACCCTGCTCGCCACTTCCGTCGACGTCGGTGCACGGCCCCAAGTGACCAAAGTGGATCGGATGGCGTTGGAGCGCGACGAAATCCGGCTCGATGACGGTGAGCAGTCGACCAGCCTGGTCTCGTGCGGAGTGCCCAGCACGCTGGACATCCGCATCGTCGAGCCCGCGACGCGTGTCGAGCGCGCGGTCGGCCAGGTCGGTGAGATCTGGCTCCGTGGCGGCAGCGTCGCTGCCGGATACTGGAACCGGCCGGATACCAACCGTGAGATTTTCCAGGCCCACACCGCCGACGGCGACGGACCTTTCCTACGCACCGGGGATCTGGGGGTACTGCTCGACGGCCAGCTCTACGTGACCGGCAGGCTGAAAGACGTGCTGATCCTGCGCGGCCGCAATCTGTACCCGCAGGACATCGAGTACGTGGTCAGCGAGCTGCACCCGGCGCTCGCGGCGGGCACCGGTGCGGTGTTCTCCGTCCAGGCCGACGGTGAGCACGTGGTCGTCCTGCATGAGATCAAGAGGGGGCTGCTCGGCGAGCTGTCCATGGACGAGCTGTCCGGAAGGATCAGCGTTCACGTCGCACGGACCTTCGACATCCCAGCACCGAGCGTGGTACTGACCAACCGGGGAGTCGTGCAAAAGACCACCAGCGGCAAAGTGCAGCGCCGGCTGATGCGGGATCTGTTCCTTTCCAACGGGGTCAAGGCCCTGCACGAATCGTTACGTCCGGCCGTACACGGTCTCAAAGCCATCCCGGCGACGGCTGAGGGACAGCGATGA
- a CDS encoding acyl carrier protein, producing MTLNTEISPVELEFWLIERVASYLRLDTREVDPQESFANLGLDSVYALTLTADIEDTLGIEVEPTLAWDYPTISALAKGLTASMRAAKETV from the coding sequence ATGACGTTGAACACCGAGATCAGCCCGGTCGAGCTTGAGTTCTGGCTGATAGAACGTGTCGCGAGCTACCTGCGCCTGGACACGCGGGAGGTGGATCCGCAGGAATCGTTCGCCAATCTCGGCTTGGACTCGGTCTACGCGCTGACGCTGACCGCCGATATCGAGGACACGCTGGGTATCGAGGTCGAGCCGACCCTGGCCTGGGACTACCCGACCATCAGCGCCCTGGCAAAGGGGTTGACGGCGTCGATGCGTGCCGCCAAGGAAACGGTATGA
- a CDS encoding 3-oxoacyl-ACP synthase III family protein, which produces MSTPTSYIRAVGTALPGAPIDNSALARRIGVSAEWIDMFIGTRTRHFAIDLDTGEQTSTLAELAERAGAQAMQQAGITASEIDFLVLATATPDELMPATVNQVADRLGIDQVPTYQLQSGCAGAVQALDLGCLLLQRPEHEIGLVIGGDVCAKHLRLNREFGTLPSAELVNYVLFGDGAGAVAVARERPTAGMAIRTVLNQVTGRGQRPGQMIRWFGEADRERGGQAVDEDYKAIEERVPTMAKEILWQLLDDAGWQAEDLAYLLPPQLSGRMTERIVSGLGMPGATEVSCVADTGNNGNALPFLQLDRLAGMLSPGERALAISVESSKWIKAGFAVEGV; this is translated from the coding sequence ATGTCCACACCGACCAGCTACATCCGCGCGGTGGGCACCGCTCTGCCCGGCGCACCGATTGACAACTCAGCCCTTGCCCGGCGGATCGGTGTCAGCGCCGAATGGATCGACATGTTCATCGGCACCCGAACCCGCCATTTCGCCATCGACCTCGATACCGGCGAGCAGACCAGCACCCTCGCCGAACTGGCCGAGCGCGCCGGGGCGCAGGCCATGCAGCAGGCCGGGATCACAGCGTCCGAGATCGACTTCCTGGTGCTCGCGACCGCGACGCCAGACGAGTTGATGCCGGCGACGGTGAATCAGGTTGCCGACCGGCTTGGTATCGACCAAGTGCCTACGTACCAGCTGCAGTCCGGCTGCGCTGGAGCCGTCCAAGCCCTGGACCTCGGATGCCTGCTGCTGCAGCGCCCCGAACACGAAATCGGCCTGGTGATCGGCGGCGATGTCTGTGCCAAGCATCTGCGGCTGAACCGGGAGTTCGGCACCCTCCCATCCGCTGAGCTGGTCAACTACGTGCTCTTCGGCGACGGCGCAGGGGCGGTCGCGGTCGCCCGCGAGCGGCCTACCGCTGGTATGGCCATTCGCACGGTGCTCAATCAGGTGACCGGCCGCGGACAGCGGCCGGGCCAGATGATCCGCTGGTTCGGCGAGGCCGACCGGGAGCGCGGCGGACAGGCCGTGGACGAGGATTACAAGGCTATTGAGGAAAGAGTGCCCACGATGGCGAAGGAGATCCTTTGGCAACTGCTGGATGACGCAGGCTGGCAGGCCGAGGACCTGGCATACCTGCTTCCGCCGCAGCTCTCCGGCCGGATGACCGAGCGGATCGTGTCCGGGCTCGGCATGCCCGGGGCGACCGAGGTCAGCTGTGTCGCCGATACCGGGAACAACGGCAACGCCCTGCCGTTCCTCCAGCTCGACCGGCTTGCAGGCATGCTGAGTCCAGGCGAGCGGGCCCTGGCGATCTCTGTCGAGTCGAGCAAGTGGATCAAAGCCGGATTCGCTGTCGAGGGGGTTTGA